The Penicillium psychrofluorescens genome assembly, chromosome: 2 nucleotide sequence gtcttggTCGGCATCGATCTCCACCACGGAGACATCCTGTACAGCCGACGCGGGCGGCACATTGGAGATAGGAATCGCGctgctcgccctcgtcgacgaagagaTAAACGACAACGGCATCGCATGGCCCTGCCGCTCAGCCTCCACCAGtgtctcctcttcctcggcggacaGCATCGACCCCTCGATACTCATGAACCCGCGATCCCGATCTGATCCGGGGATAACATCGATATCCACCACGCGGAACTTCACAGAGCCGTGCACACGATGGCCCGAAACAGACTGGAAGTAGCCCGTCGCCGactcatcgtcctcgtcctcgccatcgaGCGGAATCTCCTCCGCGGCCAGTGTAGCAGGCTGAAACTGCTCTTTGGCGGAATCGAAACCACCCTCATTATCAGAGGATTCATCATCTGTAGCTTCTGCGGACCTTATTGTCTTGCTGCCGCCCTCTTCGCCCGGCGGCACCCACTTCCAGTTCGTGGGGAGGCGCTTGCGCTCAATGCCGACAGAGAACAAGTTGAGCACAACTGCGCCCATGAATCCCTCTGACTGCACATTCACCCACCCTTCCAGGGTCTGTCCGCGCTTGGGACGAAACACCAGGAACGTGGCCGTTAGGTACACATACAGCACGCCGTACTCGTCAGCTGTCGTGGCGAGAGTGAGTGGTTGAGGGTTCGGGTCTGCGGAGGATCTGGCTGCAGAATTGGGCGGCTTGCTGGAGATAGAGGAATTCGAGTAGGCCAGAATGATCCCCTTCAGCGGAGGGTAGTAGGTCAGCAGCAGTGGGGAGAGATGCTCGGCCAGGAGCGAGGCGAGCGCATGCGTCGGCGAAATGGAGACGGGTGCGAGAGGTAGGTAGAgggtggcggtggtgagcGCGAAGGGAGACTCGGATTCTCCCGACTCGGGGTCTTTGGtctttttgctcttttctCGCGGTGCATCCGTTTGCTTGCGCTTTTTGGTCGGTGATGAGTCCTTGTCTTTGTTCTTGTGTTTGCGTTTGCGCTCGGCGTCTCTGTGGACGAGGGGGTGGCTGTCGATTTCCATTGCGTCGACGGCCATGGGGACGCAATTGCGCTCGACTGAGCAGGTATGGGATAACTCGTGCAATAATCGGGTGGTTGATGGAGCCGagaacttttttttttctgtaTATCCCAAAGTAGAAAGCGGTGTCCCGGGCGGAGTGCAATGACGGTGTTGACAAACAATAGTAAATGGGGGCCGCTTATCGACTCTTTGGACTCGGTCAGGACAGGGTGGAATCAATGCAAGGCGCTTCACATTAATCGTCCACTATGCCCTCCACCCTGTCGGCTATCCTGCCGTTCATCGGCTGGGGAGTTCTTCCCGGCGTGAGTTGTATCATCAGCCATTGGACCAATCTTCGTGTCTAACAAACCCACCCGCCAGTATGCCACGTCCTTCCTCCAGAGTCTCTACTATGGCCTCACCATTCGCGCCGGCCAGCCACGACCGCCGCCACAATCTCCCCGCTaccagcgccatcgccgccggaTCTACATCGTCGTGATCGTCGGCTATCTCCTGTACACACTGCTCGAGACGTTC carries:
- a CDS encoding uncharacterized protein (ID:PFLUO_003518-T1.cds;~source:funannotate); protein product: MAVDAMEIDSHPLVHRDAERKRKHKNKDKDSSPTKKRKQTDAPREKSKKTKDPESGESESPFALTTATLYLPLAPVSISPTHALASLLAEHLSPLLLTYYPPLKGIILAYSNSSISSKPPNSAARSSADPNPQPLTLATTADEYGVLYVYLTATFLVFRPKRGQTLEGWVNVQSEGFMGAVVLNLFSVGIERKRLPTNWKWVPPGEEGGSKTIRSAEATDDESSDNEGGFDSAKEQFQPATLAAEEIPLDGEDEDDESATGYFQSVSGHRVHGSVKFRVVDIDVIPGSDRDRGFMSIEGSMLSAEEEETLVEAERQGHAMPLSFISSSTRASSAIPISNVPPASAVQDVSVVEIDADQDKKKKSKSKSKKKDKEKAN